A window of the Helianthus annuus cultivar XRQ/B chromosome 4, HanXRQr2.0-SUNRISE, whole genome shotgun sequence genome harbors these coding sequences:
- the LOC110937788 gene encoding uncharacterized protein LOC110937788: MGFILFLSYEGFITMDKKRPSDTAFSSSASASKRRNKSEDELKKGSDEAFHLSEDRVVEILILIRSGGGTPNKWDEYATSFYNRTLACKTRFTLLGKHQQVEEETEDDISTDEEEEKVDTQYLSPSEMDGDQDEDMESTHSEEGYCRPELSGPFDFGSYSSGNEPKSIPYHLYLLVKEAVDIMEPFEGCSIDVTKLTLVEEKIWFFCRYFHCHLPTGWEYDRDTARDVVASYDHTHTHRYDMAGYTPITSFEGPLVDDEFDAETELSRNELICVMSVIHSRKTPAYWEMSPGYVLFYCKLCSCFGIDYDCLEAASEEDVRLMYVGLELDP, from the exons ATGGGTTTCATCTTGTTTCTTTCTTACGAGGGTTTCATCACCATGGACAAGAAGAGGCCGag TGACACGGCATTTTCTTCTTCGGCATCGGCATCTAAGAGGAGGAATAAATCTGAGGAT GAGTTAAAGAAGGGCAGCGATGAGGCTTTTCATCTTTCAGAGGACAGGGTTGTAGAAATTTTAATTCTCATTCGCTCAGGAGGAGGGACTCCTAACAAGTGGGATGAGTATGCCACATCATTCTATAACAGAACCCTTGCCTGCAAGACACGCTTCACACTCTTGGGGAAACACCAGCAG GTTGAGGAGGAGACAGAAGATGATATCTCAACAGATGAG GAAGAGGAAAAGGTGGATACTCAATATTTGTCGCCATCGGAAATG GATGGGGATCAGGATGAGGATATGGAGTCTACTCACTCCGAAGAG GGTTACTGCAGGCCGGAGCTTTCTGGGCCATTCGATTTCGGTTCTTATTCTTCTGGGAATGAACCTAAATCTATTCCTTATCATTTGTATCTGCTGGTTAAGGAAGCAGTTGATATCATGGAGCCTTTTGAGGGGTGCAGCATCGATGTGACAAAATTGACATTGGTCGAGGAGAAAATTTGGTTTTTTTGTAGATACTTTCACTGTCATCTGCCAACTGGCTGGGAATA CGACCGGGACACTGCCCGCGATGTTGTTGCCAGCTATGACCACACGCATACACATAGATACGATATGGCCGGTTACACCCCTATCACTTCCTTTGAAGGCCCGCTTGTGGATGATGAGTTTGATGCGGAGACTGAGCTCTCGCGAAATGAGCTGATTTGTGTTATGAGTGTTATCCACTCACGGAAAACACCTGCATATTGGGAAATGTCCCCGGGGTATGTATTATTCTATTGTAAACTATGTTCCTGCTTTGGCATTGATTACGATTGTTTAGAGGCCGCTTCAGAGGAGGATGTGCGTTTGATGTATGTGGGATTAGAGTTAGACCCCTAG